A DNA window from Synchiropus splendidus isolate RoL2022-P1 chromosome 2, RoL_Sspl_1.0, whole genome shotgun sequence contains the following coding sequences:
- the LOC128754310 gene encoding zinc finger protein 501-like, translating to MGPETEPEFKTEPKEEYIDQVNDNAEEESDSGTTDDSSDYDPTPREPEIGRIFRCYPCPVCGKIFDRPSKLERHKPIHSKMPKTRHQCKDCDKSFTQLEKLLRHQNTHNRTNQHPCPDCGKVFDRPSKLERHRRTHAKGPKVPHQCSYCDKSFKKLHKLIRHERVHTGEKPFTCSVCGKGFAEAGHCKTHQMIHEDQPVKPHKCSDCGLGFFKASELRRHVRSHTGEKPFKCTVCESCFSRSEGLKRHMRSHTGERPFKCVICSKGFFSRRDMNIHRLIHSGEKPHLCPVCGKGFSQLGNMKEHERHVHIKSDNFPCEECGASFTRYRSLLKHQRIHTGEKPYLCLTCGQRFSWSHCLNRHMRTHTEQQVPMNLSQDPLSCEATTEKSQS from the coding sequence ACATAGACCAGGTGAATGACAACGCTGAAGAAGAGTCTGATTCAGGTACCACCGATGACTCAAGCGACTACGACCCTACGCCCCGGGAGCCAGAGATAGGTCGCATATTCCGGTGTTACCCCTGCCCCGTCTGTGGGAAAATCTTTGACCGGCCATCCAAATTGGAGAGACATAAACCGATACACTCAAAGATGCCAAAGACACGCCATCAGTGCAAAGATTGCGACAAGAGTTTTACACAGCTGGAGAAGTTGCTTCGCCACCAAAACACCCACAACAGGACTAACCAGCACCCGTGTCCAGACTGTGGTAAAGTGTTCGACAGGCCGTCCAAGTTGGAGAGGCACAGACGCACGCACGCCAAAGGACCAAAGGTACCTCATCAGTGTTCCTACTGCGACAAATCTTTCAAGAAACTGCACAAACTGATCCGACACGAGCGGGTTCATACTGGGGAGAAGCCATTCACCTGCTCCGTCTGTGGGAAGGGCTTTGCTGAGGCGGGCCACTGCAAGACGCATCAGATGATTCACGAGGATCAGCCGGTGAAACCTCACAAATGCAGCGACTGTGGCTTGGGTTTCTTCAAGGCGTCGGAGCTCCGGCGCCACGTACGCTCTCACACAGGTGAGAAGCCGTTCAAGTGTACCGTGTGTGAAAGCTGCTTCTCCCGCTccgaaggactgaagagacatATGAGGAGCCACACCGGGGAGCGACCGTTCAAGTGCGTCATTTGCAGCAAAGGATTCTTTTCCCGCCGAGATATGAACATTCATAGATTGATCCATTCCGGGGAGAAACCGCACCTCTGTCCTGTGTGCGGGAAAGGCTTCTCGCAACTGGGCAACATGAAGGAGCACGAGCGACAcgtacacatcaaatctgatAATTTTCCCTGCGAAGAGTGCGGAGCCAGCTTCACACGGTACAGATCACTGCTGAAGCACCAGCGGATACACACGGGTGAGAAACCCTATCTGTGCCTGACGTGTGGTCAGAGGTTCTCCTGGAGTCATTGTCTCAATCGTCACATGAGGACACACACCGAGCAGCAGGTGCCAATGAACTTGTCTCAAGATCCTCTTAGCTGTGAAGCCACCACTGAGAAGAGCCAGAGTTGA
- the LOC128754341 gene encoding cilia- and flagella-associated protein 52-like: MSIDTQGILNLELESALGFNGYVLSGLWLHPDKQNLVYPLGNTVVIKRLSDGKQEFLHGHTDNISCLSVSRSGKYIASGQVFVMNSKAPLFVWDYAQRAAHGNFQHHKGKVEALAFSPSETYLASLGGLDDGSIVIWDLKTKQAISGGPASAGRVGQSFTVRFSNTNENIFISAGCETLRVWELDLSNKKIIPTECKTDKLKRIMTCVEISKDDKHIYCGTTTGDIMKVNMDRRHMSHYGPTKTKYHMGVTALKLLESGELLVGCGSGAFVLCSADDFKVLKKLQLDKKVTSITARGNDEKYFLGTEASHLYHFSLDDFNADLLSSCHNRAVTDVAMPCEKPEIFATCSEGDIRLWHTKSPIERLRITVPNVFCNALEFMRDSQSIISAWNDGKIRAFCPRKGNLLFTIHNAHSMGVTAIAGTSDSRRIISGGGEGQICVWVLTQNNHKLLQFMKEHKASVNCIKIRSDDKECVSVSSDRTCLIWDLVRFVSLQLVTANSVFQTLCYHPEEFQIIISGSNGKVTFWDLTVTTTVREMMVTQAGAIYGMDITKDGKYFVTGGDDKLVKVWDYIAGSISHVGIAHGGSITSVKICSRSRTLISTSADGGILRWKFPYAPPPPEQF, translated from the exons ATGTCAATTGACACTCAGGGCATTTTAAATCTTGAACTGGAATCTGCTTTAGGATTCAACG GTTATGTGCTTTCTGGTCTCTGGCTTCACCCCGACAAGCAGAACCTGGTCTACCCTCTGGGAAACACAGTGGTTATCAAGAGGCTCAGTGATGGCAAACAGGAGTTCCTTCATGGACACACGGACAACATATCCTGCCTCTCTGTGTCCAGAAGTGGGAAATATATCGCCTCTGGTCAGGTCTTCGTCATGAACAGCAAG GCTCCCCTGTTTGTCTGGGACTACGCTCAGCGAGCCGCCCATGGGAATTTCCAGCATCACAAAGGGAAGGTGGAGGCGTTGGCCTTCTCCCCCAGTGAAACGTACCTGGCTTCTCTCGGGGGTCTGGATGATGGCAG CATCGTGATTTGGGACCTGAAAACAAAGCAAGCCATCAGCGGGGGTCCGGCGTCCGCCGGCCGAGTCGGCCAGTCCTTCACTGTGCGTTTCTCCAACacgaatgaaaacattttcatatcGGCCGGTTG TGAAACATTGCGGGTCTGGGAGTTGGACCTGTCCAACAAGAAGATTATCCCGACCGAGTGTAAGACGGACAAGTTGAAAAGGATAATGACATGTGTTGAG ATCTCAAAGGACGATAAACACATCTATTGTGGTACAACAACTGGCGACATCATGAAAGTCAACATGGATAGGAGGCACATGAGCCATTACGGTCCAACCAAGACCAAATACCACATG GGAGTCACAGCCTTGAAGCTTCTGGAGTCAGGCGAGCTGCTCGTAGGATGTGGATCCGGtgcttttgttctttgttcTGCAGATGACTTCAAAGTTCTCAA AAAACTCCAGCTGGATAAAAAGGTGACCTCCATCACGGCGAGAGGGAACGATGAGAAGTACTTTCTCGGCACGGAGGCGTCACACCTGTATCACTTCAGTTTGGATGACTTTAATGCTGACCTCTTGAGCTCCTGCCACAACAGAGCTGTGACCGATGTTGCCATGCCATG cGAAAAACCGGAGATATTTGCGACCTGCTCCGAGGGAGACATCCGGTTATGGCACACCAAGAGCCCCATAGAGCGGCTTCGAATCACTGTGCCCAACGTCTTCTGTAACGCCCTGGAGTTCATGAGGGATTCCCAAAGCATCATCAGTG CGTGGAATGATGGCAAGATCCGAGCATTTTGTCCCCGCAAAGGAAACTTATTGTTCACCATTCATAATGCACATAGCATGGGTGTGACAGCCATCGCTGGAACAAGTGACTCCAGGAGGATCAtcagtggtggaggagaaggcCAG ATTTGTGTCTGGGTACTGACACAGAACAACCACAAGCTTCTGCAGTTCATGAAGGAGCATAAGGCGTCGGTGAACTGCATCAAAATCAGAAGTGACGACAAAGAGTGCGTCTCAGTCAGCTCTGATCGTACCTGCTTAATCTGGGATTTAGT GCGATTTGTGAGTCTCCAGCTAGTCACCGCCAACTCAGTGTTTCAGACGCTGTGCTACCACCCCGAGGAATTCCAGATCATTATCAGCGGCAGCAACGGAAAG GTGACTTTTTGGGACTTAACTGTGACCACGACGGTCAGAGAAATGATGGTGACGCAGGCCGGAGCCATCTATGGCATGGATATCACCAAAGATGGAAAATACTTCGTCACAG GTGGAGATGATAAATTGGTGAAGGTTTGGGATTACATCGCAGGATCTATATCCCACGTAGGGATTGCGCATGGGGGCAGCATCACCAGTGTCAAAATCTGTTCGAGAAGCCGAACCCTGATCAGCACCAGTGCAGATGGAGGTATTCTCCGCTGGAAGTTCCCGTATGCCCCGCCTCCACCTGAACAGTTCTAG
- the LOC128754409 gene encoding cilia- and flagella-associated protein 52-like, translated as MASETQGVANLELESAIGFNGRVFSGLWLHPDKENLVYPLGNTVIIKRVKDGKLEFLQGHTDNVTCVAVSRKGSFIASGQVNFMNHKAPLIIWDYANRAIYALWEHHKTKVEALAFSPNEKYLVSLGGLDDGSIVIWNIETKRAICGCQASAQHVGQCFTVRYSNTNDNIFVSAGNETLRVWELDVASKKIIPTECRTDKLKRVMKCIEISEDDQYIFCGTTTGDIMKINMNMRRLSGCGPVKTKYNLGVSVIKILKSGDLIVGSGSGTVALCSGSNFRTLKKVQVEKRVTSITMTGDDQKCVIGTEASHIYGFHCEEFKTELLTSCPTRAVKDVAIPFGTSEIFATCSEGDIRLWKINKSKELLRITVPNMTCNSLEFMMDGHSIISAWNDGKIRGFGPESGCLLFIIHNAHSNGVTAVAGTKDSKRIVSGGGEGQVCVWELTQPKPRLLQFMKEHRSSVNCIKIKSDDKECVSVSSDRTCIIWDLERFVSRQLVTANSMFQTVCYHPEEFQMITSGTDGKVTFWDLHLGTAIREMVVTQGGAINAMDITQDGKHFVTGGNDKVVKVWDYIAGEMTHVGITHGGTITSVKICSNNRTLISTSEDGAILRWKFPFPLSS; from the exons ATGGCTTCGGAGACGCAGGGGGTCGCTAACCTTGAATTAGAGTCTGCCATTGGATTCAACG GTCGCGTGTTCTCTGGTCTCTGGCTTCATCCCGACAAAGAGAACCTCGTCTATCCTCTGGGAAACACTGTCATCATCAAGAGGGTGAAAGATGGGAAGCTGGAGTTCCTGCAGGGCCACACAGACAACGTGACCTGTGTTGCTGTTTCCAGAAAAGGCTCTTTTATTGCCTCTGGACAGGTGAACTTCATGAATCACAAG gcTCCTCTCATAATTTGGGATTATGCAAACCGGGCCATCTATGCCCTGTGGGAACATCACAAGACAAAGGTAGAAGCTTTGGCATTCTCTCCAAATGAAAAGTACCTGGTTTCCCTCGGAGGTCTGGATGATGGCAG CATTGTGATTTGGAACATTGAGACAAAGCGTGCAATCTGTGGATGTCAAGCTTCCGCTCAGCATGTCGGTCAGTGCTTCACCGTTCGCTACTCAAACACAAATGACAACATTTTCGTCTCAGCCGGGAA TGAGACGCTGCGTGTCTGGGAGCTGGATGTCGCCAGCAAAAAAATCATCCCCACTGAGTGTAGAACTGACAAGCTGAAAAGAGTTATGAAATGCATTGAG ATCTCAGAGGACGATCAATACATTTTCTGCGGCACCACGACTGGCGACATAATGAAAATCAACATGAACATGAGACGCCTGAGCGGCTGTGGTCCTGTCAAAACCAAGTACAACCTG GGAGTCAGCGTCATAAAGATACTGAAGTCAGGTGACCTAATTGTCGGGTCTGGATCTGGCACTGTCGCGCTATGCTCTGGGTCAAACTTCAGAACTCTTAA AAAAGTCCAGGTGGAAAAGCGGGTGACCTCGATCACGATGACTGGAGATGATCAGAAGTGTGTCATCGGAACCGAGGCTTCCCATATATACGGGTTCCACTGTGAAGAGTTCAAAACTGAGCTCTTAACCTCCTGTCCGACCAGAGCTGTCAAAGATGTGGCCATTCCCTT CGGAACGTCTGAGATTTTCGCCACCTGCTCTGAGGGCGACATTAGACTGTGGAAAATCAACAAGTCAAAGGAGCTGCTGAGAATCACTGTGCCCAACATGACATGTAACTCCCTGGAGTTCATGATGGACGGACACAGCATCATCAGTG CCTGGAACGATGGCAAGATTCGGGGCTTTGGGCCGGAAAGTGGATGTCTGTTGTTCATCATTCATAATGCACACAGTAATGGGGTCACTGCTGTCGCTGGAACCAAAGACAGCAAGAGGATTGTCAGCGGAGGCGGAGAGGGCCAG GTGTGCGTTTGGGAGCTGACGCAGCCGAAGCCTCGACTTCTTCAGTTCATGAAAGAACACAGAAGCTCTGTGAATTGCATCAAAATCAAAAGCGATGATAAGGAGTGTGTCTCGGTCAGCTCTGACCGTACCTGCATCATATGGGACTTAGA GCGATTTGTCAGCCGTCAGTTGGTGACAGCCAACTCCATGTTCCAGACGGTGTGTTACCACCCAGAGGAGTTCCAGATGATCACAAGCGGCACTGACGGAAAG GTCACCTTTTGGGACTTGCACCTAGGGACAGCCATCAGGGAGATGGTGGTGACGCAGGGTGGAGCCATCAACGCCATGGACATTACACAAGACGGCAAACACTTTGTGACAG GTGGGAACGAcaaggtggtgaaggtgtggGATTACATCGCGGGTGAAATGACCCATGTTGGCATCACACACGGTGGGACAATCACCAGTGTGAAGATCTGCTCCAACAACCGGACCCTTATCAGCACCAGTGAAGACGGAGCCATCCTCCGCTGGAAATTTCCTTTTCCCCTTTCTTCATAA